One Vanrija pseudolonga chromosome 5, complete sequence genomic window, cgacgacggcattgGAGCACAGTGATGCCAATTGGCCCTTGGACGCTGCCAGTTCGTCTTGTAGTGTCTTGACCTGCTGCTCGAAGGCTGAGCATATTTCTGTGAACTGCGAGGCATGCTCTTCTGTCTTCTTGGCGAAGCCGGCTTGAAGATCAACGTATGCCCTTTCGGAGGCAACCAGCTTGTCGCGAAGGGCAATTAGCTCGTGGCCATCCTGGCTGGGGTCATTGAGCCGTTGGTGCAGACTTGCGATGGTTTCTTCTCGCTCTTGGAGCTCGCTCTCCATATCGCGTAGCCGCTCGTTGAGGGTAGAGGTGTCGATGGACGGAAGCTCCAAGCTGTCATCCCTCGGCTTGAGATTGCGTCGACGCTGGCCAGGAATGCCAATAAtggcgccgtcctcgtcaactTCAACTTCTATCCCCGCTTCCTGGATCAGGCTTTGGAGGCGGTTACACTCTTCACGCCATTCCTCAGCCTCACGAGCGAGCTCTGTGTTTCCTTCCAAGAGTTGCTTGTTCATGAGGTTCAGATGCTTTTGGACCTTGATAGCATCAGGTCGGCCGTCGAGGTTTAAAGAGACGCCCGGGGTGTTTGTGTTTGTGAGCAGAATGTTGGGGACCGAGGTGTTGCCACGTTGAAGGCGATGGAGGCGAGACCCGCGACGGTCGGTCATGAGGTCATCAGACGACGCGATGGAGACGAACGAGTCATTCTGCGTCCTCTCCGTATGTTGCGTTACACTTGTGGCGTCGGATTCCTCGGCAATGGAAGATCCTTCCGGTGCCATGGAGACTTGACGCAagcggtggtggggggttCCTCGTGGTCGTATCCGAGGCGCGGATGCAGAGGCCAATACAGAGAGTACATGGCTCTTGCGCCTCTCTGCATCATTGAGAGGGGGGCGAGGTGTCTTCAGGCCGTCCGATGACGGCACCAGTGTGGACTTTGGAGTGGTCGGCGTTCCGTTGCGGTGAGACGGCGTGACATCGCGAAGGGGACCGCCGTATGCACCAGCACCGAAGGGcgtagcagcagcgcgtgCTGCTGTTGAAGGCGAGTCCATGTAGCGTATAGCCACTGGGGTCGCTGTCGCTTGGCTTGACGGGGAGGCAGTTTTCGCCGGAGAGTCAAAGTTTGGCGCACCGCTCACGTCCTCTTCCGTCTCCTCAAGGTCGTAATTGTGAGTCATGCTTCCGAGGGTATCGATGTCGTCTCCAACCACAGAAGGATCCAGcacacgacctcggccttctgGGGTAGAAGCTTCGGTATCGGTGACTGAAATCTCGCTGCGACTAAGACTTGGGATGCGCGGCCGGTCGCTCGATCCGGACAGGTTGGCTCGACCCAAGTGACGGGGAATCGGAGTGTCGGCAATTTCAGACTCGTACGAAGGGTCATACGAGTAGAGAGGGATTTCACTGCGAGATCCAAACTCCTGGCCAGCAGATGGAGGGAAGAGCCGTTCGGAGGAATCGCCGTGGTCGGAATCGGCGCGTTGCGATGCGTCTGGGTGGCGAACAGATTGTGATTGATCGAGGTAGGCCGATGAACTCTCAAGCGTATCAGAGTAAGGAATGGTGGGGAACGTGGTCTCCGAGTATCGGACTGGCGAAGTCACAGGCTTTACGGTGGCGGATGAAGAGAGGGCTGGCGAGCGAAAGGGCCTAGGAATGGGGCCGGGAACAGCTGTGGATGAACTCTGCGGAGACGCTGAGCGGACGCGAGAGCGTGATGTAAAAGAAGCCTATCCATAAGCGAGTGCAATGTGAATGGAACTCACATCTCCGTTCGAAGTGAGCGACGGCTCATGGGCCTTGGTGATGGCATAGCTGTCCGAGACGATAGAATGGTCGctgtccatgtcgtcgaggtcgtgttGGAAGCTTGGAAGGGACGGGAGCTCCATGTCCTCGTACTGCTGAACACGTCTGAGCACCCTTGAAGGGGTGTCGAGAAGGAGAGCAGCCATGGCTGGAGACCTCTGCGAGCGAGGATGTGTAGATGTGAGTCAGTCAGACAAGTGATGCCTGCTGGCcttgttgttattgttggGCCATGATGCATCTGCGGGGCAACGGAGTCAAAAGTCAAAGACAGGCGCGCTCGGGGATCGCCAACCACGTGGACCACGTGGCAATTTCCGTGTGTTTGGCCGCAAGTGGCGGTGGGGCCACTCGGGTGCGCACGGATGTCAAGTTGGCGAGAGGGCTGGTTAAGGTGACGGGATCAAATTTGGCCCACGGGCGGCCAACGTCCCCCAAGTCAAACAAGTTCCGTCGTCTCCGAGCCCGGCCTGtgcaccacaccaccaccggaCACCGCAACACAaacacacccaccacacaGACACCTGACAAACGGCGACGAGAGctttcgacgacgacaactccaacaccctccctcctcctcctcttaCCCCCCATCTTCACCCTACTTGCTTCACATTCTCCTCACTtgcgcgacgacctcggcacaGCATATTGCATCGACCGCATACATCGGCCCGATTTTCATTTCCAGTTCGACTTTCGTTTTCTTCGCATCGGATCACTGTTAAACCTTCATCGCCCAGTGGCGACCCACCGCCCTTGCTCCCATCATGCAGCCCTAcatccctccctcctccccggcGTTCGAGAAGGAGTCGCACATTGGTAATGAGCCTGCATCTATCCAGGCTCGTATTGCCGGTGATGCGGTCGTTCGAGACTACGAGAACAAGCAGCACCAGTAAGTAGTCCCCGTGGCGGCTCCCGTCCTGTCACGCGTCTAACTAGTCAGGCTCTCCGAGGCTATCGATGCGACcaagcacctcgtcgccgacctgaaGAACTTCAACACCGAGGAGTGGAAGATTCGTTACCCCCACTTCAACCAGCCTTCTGACACGGCAACACCCGGTGTGGGCAGACGTGCTCTGACTTTCGCCGATGAGCCCTCATCGTCGACGAATGTCATTGTCAACTCGGTGTCCAACGAGAGACGACAGATGAAGCGTTCGGTCACCCTCCTGGACGAGTCATCCTTGACTGAGGAGCCTGCCAGTGTCGCGTCCTCGGAGTCTGAAGACTTCTCCATCCTTCAGCTGGACCTCAACCTTGGCGCCACACGGCACGCCAAGGCTCTGATCTCTAACCTCGAACgctcgtccatctcggctCTGCTGGACAACCGTCTGTCAGCAGCATTGGACCATCTCAACCTCCTGCACGCTCGTATCCATGACGCCCACTCGCGAGTTTTGGTTACTGGCGACTTGAACGCTGGCAAGTCGACCTTCGTCAATGCTCTTCTCCGCCACTCCGAGGTTATGCCTACGGACCAGCAGCCTTTGACCACTCGCTTTGTCGAGGTTGTCAGTGCGCGCGAAAACAATGATGTCGAGGAAGTTCACGTCCTCGAGCCAAACGTCAAGTACGATCCAGCCGACCCTTCGACCCACACAGTCGTTCCGCTGGACCAGCTTGAGAAGCTTGCTACCGACATTGACAACGACCCCTCAGCGCCGCCTCTCCGAGTGTTCCTCCGCGAGAACAGCATTGGCAGCTCCAACCCATCAATCCTGCACAATGGTGTTGTGGACATTTCGCTGATTGACGCTCCTGGCCTCAACCGCGACTCGATCAAGACAACCGCCAACTTTGCTCGCCAGGAGGAGATTGATGTTGTCGTGTTTGTCGTCTCAGCGGCCAACCACTTTACGCTTTCGGCCAAGGAGTTCATCTGGCAGGCTGGCCACGAGAAGGCCCACCTCTTCATCGTTGTCAACCGCTTCGACCAgatcaaggacaaggagcgctgccgccgtgctGTCATGGAGCAGATCAAGCAATTGAGCCCTGACACCTatgccgacgccaaggacctCGCCCACTTCGTCGACTCTGCCAAGGTTGCTATGGGTTTCGAGGACAGTGACGAAgacgacagcgccgacgacatggacgccGCGTTCTCTTACCTGGAGCAGTCCCTCCGCTCCTTTGTCCTCGTCAACCGCGCCAAGTCCAAGCTTGGCCCGGCCCAGAACTACACTACGCACCTACTGGCggacgtcgagctcctcgcctcggccaaTTCCGTGGTCGCCAACCAGGAGCGCGATGTCGCTCTCAAGGAGATCTCGCGTgtcaagcccgagctcgaccgcatGAAGCGCGGCAAGGACTCTCTCGAGGACGGTCTTGTCACGGAGGAGGAATCTGTCACTGCTTCGGCCACCACCAATGCCAAGCAATCCCTCcgtgccgccctcgaccgcgttggtcgcggcgagctggcggaaGGTGTGCCTGTGCCCGTGTATCCTGGCCTCCTCGGAGCATGGGACTATGCTCACGAGGTTCGCCGTGCTCTCCTTTCGTCCCTCGACATTGCTGTCCGCTCGGTCGAGGACTCGTCTCGCGACATCACCACTGGTGCTGTCAAGACCATTGGTGGCCTCGGTGACAAGCACCTCCCCGCTGATGTAGAGCGCTCGAAGCGAGTCttcaacgccaacgccatgTTCTTCAACCACTCCAATGCCAAGGGCCGCCGTGTCTCTGGCCGCCAGTATGTTGGCCTTGGATTGGCTGGCAACTCTGCTCTTTCAAACGTTTCCGTTTCCGACATCTTCGACTTGCAATACCACCTGTTCCTCACCGACTCGGTCCCGTCAGAGTCCCCCAAGCTCTCACCACTCAAGGACCTGATCCCCGCTTCCATGAACAACGAAGTGTCGGGCATCGGTGCGGCGTCTCTGGCTCTCGGTGCCTTCTCCATggccggcggcaagacggTTGCtctccgctcgctcctcgaggGCATTGTTCAACTTTCAGAGCTCGCTTCCAACCCCGTTGTCCGCAAGTGGGCTGGCCCTGCCTTCGGTGTGATTGTCGCCGGTGCCATCGCCTACGTGGTCTACGAGCTGCCCCGCACTATCCCCCGCAACGTTGGGCGTCACATTCGtgcccagctcctcgtcacCTCTGGCGGACAAGAAGAGGACGAGACTCCGTTCTGCGAGGCCGAATCCGAGCGCATCGGCCGCGAGGTGCGCAAAGTCATGCGCCTCGCTGCTTGGGACCTTCGTGAGCGCTTCCGTGCTGCTTTGGAGGTTCGCAACGAGATTGTCCGCCAAAGCGAGGAGACTGCCGAGCGAGCAACTCGTGCGCTGGAGTGGTTCACCGAGGTCGAACAACGCGTGGACTTGATCCGCGGGCAGTTGGGCCTGAAGCTCTAGACACACAGCAGCCACAGATTTGGGATCGGATATGAAGGGCACTTCGGTTTTTCTTTTGTTGTTTTACATTGTAGATTAGTGACCTTCCCTCAAAGAGACGAATATATGAATGAAGTGACATCTTCGCCTTGGTCGTCTACAAACTGCAGTTGAGATCGTCGATTGGTCTGTGCTGAATGAGGCGCCTACTTGGTGAAAATGCTGACAACATCCTCGTCCTGGACGTGGTGGGTCAAACCGACCTTTTGAGGCTGGGGGTTGAACTTGCTCGACTTGCCCCAAACGAGAGCATACTTGAAGTGCGAAGCCAGGCTGCGGTGGATACCGTGACAAACCGTCTCGACGGTAGCGCCTGCCCTCAAGCAGATGGGGTCGCCGAGGTCTGGCTGCTCTCCACGCTTCTTTGTGTAGACCCTGGGGAAGAAGAAGATTAGCATCTGGGAAGCGCGGGTAGCTGTGACGACTCACTTCACCAGGCCCAGCTCCTGCAGAAGGTTAGCAAGTCTGTCATGCTTTTGCACTCTTGCTACTCACCTTCCAAACAGCCTCCAGGAGCCAGTCAATGCCGAGATCAAGCTCACAGCTGATCATGACTGTCCGTCCATCGCCCTCGCGTGCCATGCGATCCAGCGTCTCCATGGAGACGCCATCGATCTTGTTGATAACAGTCAGGGATGGGATGTACTTGCGTGTTCCGAGCAGGACGTCGATAAACTCGTCAGTGGTAATCTGGCAACATTAGTAACAATGTTACGCTACAGGCTGCAACAGCCGTCACGCACGTCCTCGCGGATCATCACGTCGCAGTTGTGGACTGTAAAGCTGTCAGACTCGCAAACCTGGTCCCAGCTCACTCCTGTACGTCTGCAGAATCGAGCGAATCGTGCGCTCGTCGATCTTGGTCAACTTGACAGTGTTGTTGATCGTGATCTTTGAGAGTGGGTCAGGCTGCGCACTCTTACTCGCCACCTACACCACCGGCAGTCTTCTGCTTGAACACGACATCTGGGGGTGCGGTGTTGAGACGGATTCCAACGGCCTCGAGTTCTGCGTAAAGCATCGCCTTCTGCTCGTCCGATTTGGTGGCGTCAACTGCCCAGGTCAGCCATTGAAGAACGTTCAGCACCAGGGCGCTATCTCACGCACTCATAATGAGAATCAGGTCGGCCGTCTTGGCGACTGAGACGACCTGTCGTCCACGTCCGCGACCTGTTGTGTAAGTTTGTCACTTCAAGACCAGGCAGACAGTCGCCTCACCCTTGGCGGCATCCTGCACAATACCGGGCAGATCGAGAAGCTGAATGCGGGCTCCCTCATACTCAAGAACACCGGGAATAGCCTACGCCGCGTTCAGTTTACCGTCACACTCGCGACTCACTGTGAGCGTCGTGAACTCGTACGCTCCGACCACCGACTCGGTCTTGGTCGTCTTGGACAGAAGAGTCGACTTGCCGACGGAGGGGAATCCGATCAAACACACACGGGCATCTGGCAACCGGCGTCAGTCTCACCCACATGGTCAATGAGACCACTCACCGCCCGACTTCATAACATCAAAGCCTTCTCCCTTGGggcccttcttctcgggcTCCAGCAGCTGAGCGCGGTACTTGGCCACTGGAATGGTCAGCCCTGTCCGTCTGGTGCATCTCGCGCCTCACATTTTGCCTAGCATTGCAAACGCATGGTTAGTAACACTTCCGCGAGCAAGTCGAGAGCCCCTCTCACTTTGAGAAGACCCAGGTGATACTCCGTCGCTGCCAGTGTCAGCTTTGACACCCTGGAGCCGCACGAGCTTCTTACCCTTGCTGCAGTTGTTGAAGAGAGAAGCCATGTCAGTAAAAGCAAGCTCCGTTGGGATCGACGCGTATCACGAACTTCTTCTGCGCTGCACGATGCCGTTAGCAAAGGACAGCTTATGGGGCATGTCTCCAACTTACTCCTCGCCATCTCCTCTGCGGGGCAACTGATCAGCTTCTGCCATTGCTGGGTCTGCCTCATGGCCATACGCACTCTCGATATCCTCAATCTTTTGAAGGACACCCATTTTGAATACGTCTCTCCTTGCCGGGCTGGTGCTCGAGTAGTTGCAGTAGAGTCAGTCGTTGAAGAGTATCGATACACGGATCTCTTGAGTTACGTCCCAGTCAAATGTCTGTTGCCTGCAAtctcgctgccgcccgccctccACTTTGATTTCATCTTGTGGACATTAGATTCCGCCAGAGTGTATTACCATCACGCTCAGTGTCAACAATAAGATTTCGTAGACACATTGGCCGAGTTCGCCTACAAATGCTTATCACTCGACGATCCATATGCATATGCTCCTACTTTGCTTCTCCTGCAGCCTTCACCAAGTCGGGGAGGCCTACAGCACGGTACACATCGTCGTCCCCTCGCACAAATaccgcgtcctcgccaaAGTAGATGGTTgcccccttgccctcgatTGTCGATCCGACGCGGAAGAGAGGCTTGCCAGTTGTCGAATGCGACTTGTGAAGaggcagcaacagcaagTCGTTGGAGGCGATAAACTCGTCTGCAATAGTGCGGAACGTGATGTCCGGAGGGGCGTGATGAGCGTCCGCTCGCCCATTGCCAGTTTTCTTGCTTGATTTAACGTCCGACCTTCTGTCTTGGCGGCTGAGGGGCTGGAAGTTGGGCTTCTGCAGCTTGGTTGGGGCACTTGCGCCAAGCTCCATGGCCTGGTTCATGAGTTGGAGACCTGCGGTGAAGCCGTGCATGATCGAGCTGTTGGACAAGAGCTCAAGAGGGAAGACGCCCTTCCACATCTCAAACCTGAGGGTGTCAGCTCTGCGTCGCTTAATTGTCACTCACCATTGGGCGACTTCATCTCCATTGTACCCAGGGTGAGTGAGCCAGAGGTAGAGCACGTTCAACCACTTCGGGAAGAACTCTAACTCGAATAGCCTGGCAAAAGTGGAAGGGCGGATGAGAGACGCCCACGGGAAGACCCAGTCCACGAGGGGCTTCATGTCCTGGTGGCGTGGGTTGATGACCAAATCGTCGCGTAGGCACGCGCCCAGCTTCCCAAGGACATGCTCGCCAATAAGCTTGTCCCACTCGCTGGAGGTGTAAATCTGGGTATGTTAGCCAGGCACCGCACCTCGGGCGATCACAACTTACGTCCTTCTTCCAAAGCTGAAGTTCGTCCAAGACGCCATCTGTAACGCTCCATTTACGAAGGACAGAGCGAATACGTCGCTTAGCCTCTTCCAGAACATCGCCGATTCGTTCGCCCAAGAGTGGGAGCCAGGGGAAAATAATCGACGCAAGAGAGGGAGTCTTGCCGTTTCTCCCCCCCCGTCCGGTCCAGTCTTGCACGGCGGTCCTAACTTTCGGGAGAATGAGCTGGTCGACAATATTGTCACGCAAGAAAGCAGGAAGGAGGGGCCCCCAGGATTCGAGGAGGTGAACTGCTGGCTGCGGCGACGTGGGGTCCCACTCGTTGCTGGGAACGTCAGCATGGGAACATGGGTGGAACGACTAGGGCACTTACTTGATAGCTGATCGCACTTTGGGGAGCCATCGATTCCAAAGGAGGGACTCCCAAGCAGTCATCTGCCGTTCAGAAGAAGGCTCATCATCAAGGGTGCTGTCGACATTGAGCTTGAATGCCATTCGCCATGGCTTGAGTGTCGCCAGAAGCACGTCCGAAGTCTCATCGAATGGGTGCCAGTTGGCAAACGGGTGACGAAGCTGAGGGTGTCAGCAGTGAAACATAGCAGTCAACTACTCACAACAACATCGATCGACCCCACAATCACGTCGTCAAGCGACAGCTGGATGTACTGATCCTTGAAGTCGACTACGAGCGAGGTGAATGCAGTCTCCAAACCCTCCAAGGATGGCTTCTCATTTGAAGAGTACTTTTGGCTCAGTTCTCCAACCTCCTTAATTTTACGTTGAACTTGCTCGAGGGTCGCGATCTCTGTGAGGCGTCAGCGCATGTCTTCCAAACTCCAATGACTCaccgctcgctgcctcgtcgacctttTGCTGCGCACGCTCCTCCCCTTTTGTGccccatcgtcgtcgctcgttGATTGacttgccgtccttgacaAGGTTGGCAACATCGCCCTTGGCAACGTCCAGAATCAGGCGAAGGTTGTGTCGCAGCTCAGGAAGTTGGGTCGCTTCGCCTGTCGGAGTCCAAGTCGATAGTGAGAGTTCAGACAGCGACTCGACAGCCTTCAACTCCCCGCTTCGAGCGTCCAGTACCAGTCCCACGCCGGAAGCGGTTGATGTGTCCTTTTCTTCGGCAAGGAGTTGATCAACAGAGATGTGCGCGACCTTGTTCTTCACTCGCTTTTGGCGTTTCCATTCGTCACGGGGCGGTCGTGGCTCATTCGAGCGAGGTGCCTTCTTCCTTCCTCGGGTAGGCGGCTCCGGGTCATCAagctcgcctcgtcgacgggccTCCCTCTTCGATTCTTCCGTTCGATCTCCGGCTTGAATGCCCTCCTTGTTCCTAACCTTGGCCGCTTGAACCGGCACCGCTCGTCCATCCTCATTGACGCCCAGACCTTTGCCTGCAGACCAACCCATGTTGGCCAGCAACTTCGCACCAATGCTTTCGCGGAAATAGCTGGAGCTGAAATGGGCCTTGTCTTCACGGCTGAGTTCTGCCTGCTTGACCTCGGGCCTGGGTACTGGGGTGGACGACCGACTGGGTTGGAAGCTGCTCCGTTCGTTCGATGTCTCGGCGATATGCTGTTTAAAGGCTGCCGCTTTGCGCCCGAAAGCTGAGGGTGCTTCAGCTGCTGGAGCTTCTGGGGTTGCTGGAGCTGCTGGATCCGCTGCTGCGGCTTCTTTGTCGGGCTTTGTGTTCTGGTCCTGGTCGGAGACGGCTCCACGGAAGCTTGCCATGAAGCTCGACTGGGGCTGCCCGCCGATTCCGGCTCGTCCTCCGATCCCTGCCCGGCCTCCAATCCCTGCCCGACCTCCAATGCCACGATGGGAGgtctcttcttcttcttcttcctcgtcttcatcaACAACCCTGCGGGGCGAGGGACGACGCGAGGGTTCGGATTCGTCTGACGAGGAGTCAGATTCGTCGTTGTCGGAATCGGTACCGTTCTTGCTGTCGTTTCCAGGACGGTCTGTCGACGATGGGTCTTGAGAATCGGCACCCGCGTTTGAACTTTTCGCAAAGGCTGGTGCTCTGTATGGCATCAGCATAGCTCTTCCTGTTGCGCTTGAGACGTACTTTGTCCAGTCGACCCTCGAGCTGCCGGAACGGCCACCGCGGCCTCCTCtcccgccgaggccacctCTGGGATGGCTACTACCAGAGGCGTCATCTTCTCCAAAGATTCCCTCCCAGGCGGCTGCCTTGCCATTCCCATCGGTCCGTCGACGTTTCGACTTCCTCTCGAACAGAGCTCGCTCGGCACGAGAGTCGTTGTCTTCTTGCGAGTTGAACCCGCCCTCTGAGCCTGAGGCCGCCGAATCAGAGTCGGAACCGTCGGATAGGAGTCCCGTCTTTCGCCTGGCCATGGCTACTGCTGGAAGGGTGAGGAACGGGTTAAAGGTCTAACTGGTGGCAACAGTCGCAACCTTGGGAAGTTGTGGTCCTGTTGTGGATGGTTGGTGGCGACTGCTGATAGTAGTTGGCGTGCCTAAAAAGGGTGGAGGTTGGAGTGGCAGGCCTGCCTCGGGCTTGGAGGGCCTTTTTTCGCCCTGTTGTTGTCGGGACCCGGCCCAGGCAGCGCCGGATCCACTCACCCGTGTCACGTGATTGTGATCCGACCttgcgctcgcccgccggcgcgcccgtgTTGTGATTGATTCATAAAGTGGTATTACTGTCGATCCTGGGTTCATTCTAACTTCCCTGTCACTCTCATCTTTGgtcccacccaccaccaccaccactcacctaccaccaccaccactcacctaccaccaccaccactcacctaCCACCGTATCCTGGACAGCATGCGATAACCGCAAACACTCTCATTGTTGAGCTCTCCTGAAGCTATGGCTTCCATCGCATGGCATCGTCACGCTTCATCGCCCATCACAACCTTCATCACACCTCCACTTCTCAACACTTGTCCGTCCAGCCGTCGCGTCCCCTTGGCGCGCTCAAACCAAACATGTTCCGCACCACTCGAACCCGCTCTAGAGCGTACCTTGACCCTCCCGCCAAACCCGGCACTCCATTAAAGCACAAGCATGCAGTCACGCCAGTCCGTCGGCCGCCAAAGcgacgtcgactcggcgtgtcggcccTGTCTACAAATAGACTTGGGCAGTCCTCCGATTCTGATGATTCAGATTTCGAAGTCTACCGGTCTAGAGGACGATTAATCCCCCCTGGTAGCCCGCTCCTGTTAAACCGAGGCCGAAGGGCAGGAGCTAGACTTCGTTCTAAGCTTGCGGAAGAGGAGGATACGGCAGCGCAGAGCCCTCGGAAGAGGAAGCGCCACGGCCCTGGGTCTGGTTCAAGTGCGGGCTCTGATAGCTGGGTGGAGACGGAGGATGATGAGGCACCCGAGTTGATTGGTGAAGGTGAGTTGCGACCTTGGGGTGCATGGCTAAGCCCCGACTAGACGACCAACATCTCCTTCAGGACGCTCCAGCGGCTTCACTTCATCGGTTGCGTAAGACGGAGCTCGTTCGACTCTGGAAGGTGGCTGGAATGTGGCTGTCAGAGGAAGACGAAATGGAtgaaggcggcgaggacgctCGTGATTTAGGCAAGTCTGAGCTGGTTGAGGGCTTGATCAAAGCGGTATGTCTTTGCCGTGAAGAACCGCGTTCTGAGACCTCTTGTAGCGGAAACAGTTTGTCGATCCCTCGCCTGGCCTTTCGTCACCCTCACTTGAACGAGGCTTCTCCCCGATGGTCTTGCGAAGTCGCTCCAATTCAACTTTGACTTCgccaccctcgtcgtcgtcagagAACAGTCCGCATCCTCTGGAAATGGACATTGATTCCACACCCAAAGCTGTGCTCAAGAGATCACGACTCCGAGACAACCAGAGGTCTTCACACCGTCGAAAAGGAGTCACAAAGCAAGGTGACCATGTGCCAAAACCCAAGGGCAAAGTGAACCGGCGCCCTCGAGTCCGGATAGCCTCTACGCTCCCAGTTGAACATACACCGCGGTTCAAGCGCCGCTCGTCTACTCTTTCATCCGCGTACACGACTACATCTGATGGATcagccgacgaggagcaaCCATCACGTACTGCTGTTCGAAAGTCCCCACATATCAAGTCTAGCCGTTCacgagccgccgccattCAAATCGATGGCTCCTCCAGTGGTGTCCGTGCCACACCAGTGATTCAGCGATTGCGACCGCGCCGTGGACCAAGCATCAGGTCGAACAATTCGACGAACAATTCGACAGAGGTCGATGCTGATGCCGAGGATAATGGTGATGACGAGGGACCTGCATCGTCTAGTTCCAGCATTTACAGGCAACGATCTGAACCTGAACCATGGCTCAAACGCGACAAGCATGACCGCCAAGCGAAGAGTGAAGCTCTTAAGGCTTTGAACACGAGCAGTGACAATGTTCAGCATGGTGGTCCTTCCCAGCAGGCGTCCacgagcgacggcgagaaTGGTAAGTGATTGAGGAACCCTACATTCGCTGACAGTGAAAGCCGTCCTGGCAAACCGTTCCCCCGTCCGAACATCACCTAGGCGCAAgtcatcgtcgtcacggCGTGCGTCAGTGAAAGGCGTCAAGCCCCATGACTCACTCGACATCGACGTGGAACCTGAGTCGGCGTCTTTGGAAGAGATTGGTACACGTACGACTCGCTCAGGCAAGCCCTTCGGCGATCTGGAACCCCGTGAACACACTTATTTCGAGtacgatgatgatgacgaggacatGGACGCCGATGATGGCGAACTGTCGTCACAATGGGTGGCAAGTGAGTGCActccgtcgacgacgactgacATTGAGACTTTGACTTCACCACGGCCACGGTCTCGTCCTTGACTAGGCTCCGACGCGAGGAGCTTGTGCGGCTTTGTGAAACCAACCACCTGGAAGTTGGTGGGACGAAATTACAG contains:
- the STY46 gene encoding Serine/threonine-protein kinase STY46, with protein sequence MASSRFIAHHNLHHTSTSQHLSVQPSRPLGALKPNMFRTTRTRSRAYLDPPAKPGTPLKHKHAVTPVRRPPKRRRLGVSALSTNRLGQSSDSDDSDFEVYRSRGRLIPPGSPLLLNRGRRAGARLRSKLAEEEDTAAQSPRKRKRHGPGSGSSAGSDSWVETEDDEAPELIGEDDQHLLQDAPAASLHRLRKTELVRLWKVAGMWLSEEDEMDEGGEDARDLGKSELVEGLIKARKQFVDPSPGLSSPSLERGFSPMVLRSRSNSTLTSPPSSSSENSPHPLEMDIDSTPKAVLKRSRLRDNQRSSHRRKGVTKQGDHVPKPKGKVNRRPRVRIASTLPVEHTPRFKRRSSTLSSAYTTTSDGSADEEQPSRTAVRKSPHIKSSRSRAAAIQIDGSSSGVRATPVIQRLRPRRGPSIRSNNSTNNSTEVDADAEDNGDDEGPASSSSSIYRQRSEPEPWLKRDKHDRQAKSEALKALNTSSDNVQHGGPSQQASTSDGENAVLANRSPVRTSPRRKSSSSRRASVKGVKPHDSLDIDVEPESASLEEIGTRTTRSGKPFGDLEPREHTYFEYDDDDEDMDADDGELSSQWVANFDFTTATVSSLTRLRREELVRLCETNHLEVGGTKLQLARVLLDWYAEQQEQLERTSTSSQSTARPESPQLVHAIASNSRTDGVATPVLLRDHIHATDPATPPRSDDDLARSTENDLNFDLQELGLEDFTIKPEHLVKLEKIGSGGFKDVYVGKLRGRKVAISEFRSHLSEMDIRELKLLAEFRHPNIVRFRGICIPEDSSQVPCMLISELCENGDLFDYIPLKRVLQLMLDIAHGLEYLHLRQPAIIHRDCKSTNILITRQGVAKVGDFGLARVKHSTRSMIRSLVGTVNWQAPELWHPMPRYDYKVDVFSAALVFWEMLSGWFGEQKYPWEGHNEHYIYDAVGQKHKRPPLAGLRKHWGAEPVNLVERMWHQDPAERPTMSDVVADLEALIADC